A window of Equus przewalskii isolate Varuska chromosome 6, EquPr2, whole genome shotgun sequence genomic DNA:
AAGTTAGAGTAGGATAGTAATACATAGCATgataaaaaagacagattttaCCATTTCCAgagtttataaaatatgaatgtttCTCAGGGGTTTTCCTAATTCTTAAGTGCTGAAAGACCATGGTCCATGAATTATTGTCCTCCTTCTTCTACAAAGGAACCGCTGGATGAGGGATGGAGGGCGGATCCACAGCCAGGCCCAAGGATAAGAATCGTACTGTATTTGTCTTGCTCAGGGAACTACTCAGCAAGTCTTACAAGTAGGGAGCACAGAGGGTGTCGTTGTCAGCGGAAAATCCCAAGTCTGCGTGGGAAATTCCTTGTGGCTGCTTTCCTCAGAGATCCCTTCACAtccttgttcctcaggctgtagatgaggGGATTGAGCATGGGGGTCACCATTGCATAGAACACAGACACcagtttttcctgttctttggaagACTTTGGTGTCATGTAGGTGACAATTCCTgacccataaaaaagaataacgACCATGAGGTGGGCGCCACAGGTAGAGAATGCCTTGAGCCTTCCCTCAGCTGCCTTCATCCTGACCACAGTCTCTATGATGCGGCCATAGGAGATCAGAATTAGAGAAACAGGTATGAGGAGAATCATGACACCCATGAGGAAAATGACCATCTCTGAAGTGCGGGTGTCTGTGGATGCCAGGATCAACAGTGCAGGGGCCTCACAAAAGAAATGAGCAATACTATTGCTGCCTCGGTAAGGTAGCCTTAGTATGAATGTGGTGTCCACCACAGACACAACAATGCCACTTGTCCATGATCCTGCAGCCAGCCGGGCACACACTCTCCACGTCATGATGCTAGGGTAATGCAAAGGGTTGCAGATGGCTACATACCGATCATAAGACATCACTGCCAGAAGGGCACACTGTGTACACCCAAAAATGAGGAAGAGTAGAAGCTGAGCTGCACAACGTGTGAATGAAATGAGCTTCTTCCTGGATAGCAAGTGGGCTAGGGTCTGAGGAATGATATTGGTAGAGAAACAGAGGTCAGCCAGAGATaagttgaagagaaaaaaatacatgggtGTGTGAAGCTGGGAGTCGACCTGAACAAGGGACATGAGAAGCAGATTCCCAAGCACAGTGACCAGGTAGACACCCAGGAATAAGATGAATAGCAGCTGCTGGGTGTGTGGGTCATCagagagtcccagaaggaggaaTTCTGTCACCTGTGTCTCATTTGTCTGTgtcatagttttctcttttttcagtatGAAGTCATCGCACGCTAAACATAGGTGtgtataaagtataaaattatacAATTCAGAGTTGAAGCGCTTAGGAATTGCCTCTCATCACTATCAACCCTTTGAAGAATCCTCGTTATAAGGTTTTTAGAAGATGATCAGGCTGCTTTGGTTGGTATGTTTTCAGTATCGTGAAACTTAATACTTTATAAGATGGGGAATTCATTTTTAGTGTCCTCTGGGAGGCGCAGAGTTCATAAAAATAATCATCCTCTTTATTCTGAATATTACACttctaataataaaaacatagattgaattcatctttaaaatcacgccatttaatttcactttattATCAACTAAAACCCTTGAGTCTTATGCTGCTCTTGCCATACCTCCCCCATCTCATGATAGTGTtgatttttttagttctttggaCATTCAACCATTCCTCTTGTCTATTCTCTGAGAAGACAGTCACTAAGGTATAAGAAATCAAAAAGAGCCAAAGTACTTTGCAGAACTGACATTTTTTCTTGGACAAAATAACCTATTTTAAAAGAGCTAGGAAACCAAGGGCTAACTCTGGAGAGTGTGCCATAATCTCTTTGGCAATCCCATCCCCAGCTACAGCTGGAGCTCCCAAATATCACTCTTAACTGTCAATGACCATCCACAATAGCAGACACAACATCACAAcaccatttccattttaagacGCGAGCCTGGCTCGTTTTCTGTGTTCACACTAAACTGCACTAATCTGCCATCTCCAGCCCATTGTCTCTCATAGCCTAGCATTATCCATCTACTCCTCCCAGAGATTAAAATCTGCTCCGAAAACTGtgcctgtctttttcatttttgtgttctttgttgTATGGCACACAGCTTTATTCAATAAATTGTCATTAAttaaataaggtaaataaaaataacttgatcACATAATCTAGTAGAGTTGTTTTAAAAGTCTGCCAATTCCCTAGGAAGAATTCCAAGAATTGGGGAGCAATAATGAAACTTCATGGAACTCTTCctaaaagagaggaaagaaatttaaagtcTAAAGTTTAAGGCCATATGCAAGGTTTGGGCTATCAATCCTTGATCTGTCTGGTAATGGtgcttcaaaataatgttttaaatatattaaataaaaataaatatatcaaataggATGTACAGGATTACCAAGGAAAccaatataatacaatatatagtTATTAAAATAGTCTTAGAAAAGAATATGTGATATCATAATACATGTGCTTCTTTAatgcattaaattttaaaatattgtggcaGGTCTAATAACCATGTTAATTTCAAAATGATGAGCTTAAATGATATTTTGAGCTATCTTCAACCACTGTAatgttacataaaaatatttctgatttctATTCGTGATAAAGTCATGGATCCTGCCAGGGCTGGTTTGGGTTGGTTACCTacattcaaacaaaaaaaaaattaaatttcaattcgagtaaaagaaagataaagtagTAGCATTCACATCTAAATTGAGGAACTCTCTTAATTCCAAGTTAAGAACTGCTGGGCTATGGGAATTACCAGCTTTCTCAAAAAGTTAGAATTACACTCTATGTAATCTGATGATGGACTCTTAGGCATCTGGATAGGTTTGTGAGTCAAAGTGATAAAGATTTCAATTcgtcattgaaataaaaaatgaataaataaaacattaatatgaACAATCATATCTCTGCTTGATGATCGCTTATGGCTCCCTTATCTGACCACAGGCCACCTTTCCAGCCATTTTCCCTTCCACATAACTAGGACACACTGCATTTTTATATCCCACTGGTGTTTAAGAGCGTAGTCCCTCTATTCAGAGGTATGTCCACTACACAGAGTTAGCATCGCTTCCTTGAGCATTCATCACACTTTGAATATTCAGTCACTTTATTTGTTGAGCAAATGTTATTGGCCAAGCACATACTTGGTAATGGGGATACAGACAGAAGATCCAGCTCCTGAGGACAAAGAATCTCAGAAAGGAAGTACTGACTATAGTTGCATTTCATCTCCATTGcaggtggggtgcctggaacACAATAGATTCACAGCAAATATTGGTTTAGTGAATGTATGCACCGGGCCAAGCGAGTCTTTATGATCTAACAATTCCTCAAATCAAACTAATATACGATTTCTTCTAAAGGGAAATGTAATCTATTGTCAAGATagctgatataaaaataaattttgagaacaCCAGCTATTTTAAGATGGGTACTTTTTCAATTGCTATCCATCTAGTGGATGACACTACCTGGTTGGTTCTCAGTCTCCTGTTTCACCTCAGATCCTTTAGACTTGCTTCCCTCTCTGCCACAGCTCACACATTTCCTAGAGTAGAAATTAGTACATGTGTCCAGATCTCAGGGAAAATTAAAGGGTAAGCAAACattctttctcagttttgatGAAAAAAGACAGCATAAAACTAAACACTTATCACAAAGTTCTAAGTGATGCCTACAGTCAGTGGTAAACTTAAATGAAAAGGCAGCTATAGGATATTGCTGATTTCTATGCCTTCTTCATCTCACTAATAACTACAGgttttttaagattccatttaggaaaaatattatcCAGGAACACCTTCCTTTCTGATTCACACATTTTCACCTTTCCCCACCCCTACCCATCCCCAACACACGTAGACATGGACACACGTAAGTACACACATTCACAAATATCTAGTCTATCCTAGATACATGTGTACCTACAGCATCATGTACTTACCTCTGTCATAACTCTTAAcaaattatattgaaattattttctttctctgtgactgTAAGAGGTTCAAAGACAGGGACCATATTTGACTCATCTTTATTAACAGCAAATAAGATACATACTGGCACAGAATAAGTACCCAACACGCGTTTTTTGAGCAGATTTGACCTGAGCCAAAGTAGTAGGAGACAGAGAGGTAAATGTGAGTCAGATGAGTGTGATCTGTGACCTGTCAGATGGTAGGAGTTCTCACTGACCCTGGGAGGACAGCAGGAGAAGGCCGCCCGCCTGACCTctccttatttgtttttaaaaattatgttattcaTGCAAATGTGGAGGAGAAAATGCTTTCTCATATGAATCTGCCCCCAGGGTCAGgaaacttctgaaaaaaaaaatcatgtttatgGTCAACCTTTCTCTCCTGTTATTCACTGTCTTTTCCTCAGATCTAACATCAACTTGTAAGTTCGCTTCTctaaaaatgatatatattaCTGGATGTAGAACAAGTTTTTAGAGTTACAGAGTCATGGATTGTCTCATCTGACAAGTTCTCTTAAGTAGAGGATACTGAAGAAATTCATAGGAATCAAAGGAAAATACTAAATTCCCATTCCAATTctaagatatttcatgctcaaaATCACCTATTGCCTACCCTCCATACCCACTTACTGTCTTCCAAACGCAGCTCAACAAAGACATAAGAATCCCCACTCCAAGGATCAATATTGACTCCACGGAAGTTTTGCTTATGTCTCCATCAGGTGAGCGCCATGATTCTTCTTCACAGAGATTTTGACACTGTAATTGTGGTTTGATAAGGTAAATCCACTGTGGAAAAATCCTTGGCTAGATCTACTGCAGAAAAGTTAACCCTAAGAATCAGATTGTTTGAGCAAAATTAGttgaattttaaaaccaaatctatgaagaaattgaaacctaTTCACTCCCAATATATATCAGATTATTCCTTTTGTTCACCTCCTGccctctgtttcttttcctctaaaaatatTGCCAATGTTTTCTCATCTGGTggagaaaaaagatcaaattaGCACGTCAAAACCAGTAAAGAATTCTCACTGTTGAAGGGGAAACTGCTGCAGGTGTATTGGCTGCAGAATAGGCAGAGCAGAGATTGCAAGACTGAGAGCATCTTGTCATACAGTCAAAGGACTCAGCACAATCTCTGAAGTCAAGATCAAGgacaaggcaggaaggagaaTCCCCACATCTCCCATGTCCTCCTGCTCCATCCACTGGTGTAAGCACTGACTTCAGGGCATATTATACAACAATAGTTCCACTTAAATGAGGTGAGCAGAGGGATACTAGGAGCAGTCTCTGGAGTGGCTGAAGTGCTCAGGAGAATTCTGAATTATTAGGGTGGATCCTGAGCTGCATTTCTTCTCAGAAGATTCACAAATGGTTAtaagaagaacagaaaatagcATACAGTTAGCACTCATATCTTTGTTTATGGGCCTCATCACCATGTCTTCTTACATATCTTCTCTTTTGGGATGTGTCGTATTATTGTAATTAAGTATTTGGTCTCTGGCTTCTAGGTTGTAACCCAGGTCTATGATCTCTGTATGATTTTGAGGAGTTTTATTATTTACAGAATGTGAATATgatgtataatataataaaaattatattgtattattatataatcataattttaacattattataTAAGAAGTATACTACATAATAGAGTCtccaattattaacattttaaccaaattttgtttattattcatctctttttataCACACGTTATTATTTTCATAACTTGATGGTAAGTTATAGACTtgatacccagaatatataaggtACTGctacaaattaataaaagtaagaaaattccagtttttaaaatgagaaatagaacaaGCACTTATAATATAGGAAATACAAATAGCTAACAAGAACATAAAAAGTTGCACTAACCATAATTAGCCCCCCGAGTATATAAATTCAAaacacagtgaaataccactaacctttacaaaaacagataaaatgattGAGGATGTAGGGCAATTACATTCCTGATGGGAGCATAAATTGGTACAATTAATTCAAAAAGTCCATTTGAAAGCGTTTTTGAAAACTAACCTAAACATACGCCTTCCCTCCTACAACCCAGTAGTTTCACTCCTGATTACATACCAAACAGAGACAGGTGTTTATATTTACTGCAAGATAGGTACAAGGAttttttattacagctttattcatcatatccaaaagtggaaacaatataaatttcCATGGACAGTCATGCAGCAGAATACTAttgagtaatttaaaaagaaggaactaCCATTACACACAACCACATAGACACATCTCCCAGAATGGTGTttagtaaaagaagccagacacacaaagaagcatgtactgtatgattccatttatttcaacCTCAAAGACAGgcaaaactattttatatttttagaattccAAATAATGGTTACCTTTGAGGGAGTTTTGATTTGGAGCTAATTGGGAGCCTTTTGATATGCTGTCATTGTTCCACATTCTTATCTGTATAATGGTTGGATAGGTGTACACATATGTAACAATTTCTTCAGTTATACTTAAGATTGCTTCACATTACTGTATGTAAGTAATACctcattaaaagagagagagagagaagagaaaaaaatgaagttaagcATTTGATTGAAACTGCTGGGGACAGGAGTGTGAAGCAGCAGAGCAAATCCAAAGGCACAaacagggaaataataaagataaaagaagaaataaatgaaatagacaagaCATGAATACGATAAGATTAACAAAATCCCAAATTGGTTCTTTGTAAAAGTTACTAAGATAGCAAAAACTCtatcaaagattatttttaagagtGAAAATAGTAAATGAGGTAACTCCAAGAGGCTATTCctccaaagaaatacaaaaaattatgatGAATACTGTCAGAACAAACTACCTGGACCCTGGAAAACAGTCCAAAGTTTACAGTAACCAGTTGAATGTtcaatcaagaaaaagacaactgaaaCCAAGTAGAATTTTGTGTTGCTTTAACTTACTCTTACCAGGAAAGTGAAATGACATGccactgaatgagagaaaatgttgccgaaccaggtttgtttttgcctgtCACCCAGAAAGCAAATCACAGAGACGacgagtttgcagcagagaaagggttttaatcacaagtcagccaagtgaggaagtgggagaatgagtctcaaatccacttcctcAAAAATGGGGACTCGGATATTCATGGGGTAGGATGGCAAGGTGGTCTgcagtgtggagatagatgattggaggaaggagaggtgaggtaatagGTGATCTGcacaagtgtagtcaagcttcatgcctccacataggatgcatgttcacaaaatggtggcattagcatgatctgaaggtggagtttttaacctcttgacatcaaaaggtcacttacTGGGCACCTGTGCAGGTCCAGTTGATGGGTAGGTTGTCTCACCCAgtctgaactggacaagggggttCTAATTCCTCCAAAACAGCTCAAAtatccattaccatggtgacccaggtaCCAGGGAGATGTTGTCTATAGGAACCTAGGGGGTGTTGGATGgaatattgcctaagcagcacagttaacaatgggtggctGAATAACTAAAAGCTATAATAAGTTAttgcaaaaaaaacccacaaaactttactagctacctaatcatcAATAGCTGTTTACAGGTTCCAAAGATATTTGtacatcatatatctgatgagagtCTTGTATCCAGAACagataaagaattcaaacaattcaagaacaaaaaaaattccaatttaataatggacaaagaatttgaaaagacaggtttccaaagaagacatacaaatggctaacaagaacatgaaaagatgctcaacatcattaggcatttgggaaatgcaaatgaaaaatccacaatgagataccacttaacTCCCATTTTGAtagctataattttttaataaggaaggaacagagggagggaggaaggaaggaaagaaggaaggtaggaaaggcggaaggagggaaagaaggaaggaaggagttttggtaaggctgtggagaaactagaacccccacacattgctgttgggaatgtaaaattgtgcagccgCTGTGAGAgacagcttggcagttcctcGGTAAGTTACTCATAAAATTACCatctgactcagcaattccactcctaggtacacacccaagaaaagtgaaaacaagtGTTCAAACAAATGCTTgtaaataaatgttcatagcagcactatgcACAATAGTCTAAAGACGGAGAaaatccaaatgtccaacaactgaggaatgaataagcaaaatgtggtatatccatacaacggatattattcaaccataaaaggaaaggaagtgctgaaatatgctacaacatggaagaactcTGAAAAAATGCTGAATAGAAGAAACCAGACTTAAAAAAGTCACGtatatatgattctatttacatgaaatatctaaaatgagCATAACCATAGAGATAGAAGTACATAGAGACAGCAAGCAGATTAGTGGCAGATAGTAGCTGGAAAGAGGGATGATATGGTACAGTTAACGATATGGGGTTTCCTTTcagggtgatgaaatgttctataactAGATACTGGTGACAGTTTCATAAGAtcatgaatgtactaaatgtcactggATTGTACGTtttaatggtaaattttgtgatatgtgtattttaccacaattaaataaCTAAGTAAATAGTAGAAGAAACACACAGAATAATGGCAACACCAGCACCCAAACGTATTTACTAAAATGCATGACCAAGGTGCTCTGAAGATTTTTTTAGTTCTCAAGCAACACAAATCAAACCCATGGCCTTTTTTACAAATTATATGGAGAACACTTTTGTCTTCTGATGCATTATttaaggaaacaaattaaaagtCACCActttcatttgaaaaacaaaagtgatttttttaaaaggagagaaaaatgcaaataaaatattgagtaaaaggaaaataattacagATATAACTTTTATTCAATGAAAGAGTATcatgaacaactatatgccaataaattttaaagtatatgaaaTGAATAAGttcatagaaaacataaaatttgaaattgatGTACAAAATAATTGAAGGAGAACATGAAATGGCAAATAGcactgaaaataaaactacaaagacTTCCCTTCCCAATACACTCCAGGTCTGGATAGTCTCACAGTTGAGTTCTACCAGACTTTCATGAAATGGTCCATTACTTTCTTTATACATTCTTccctaaaaaacaagaaaaatagttAATGCTTCCTGTCTTATTTTATAAGGCTTGCATAAACTTGAGTAGTACAAAACTACATAATAGTGtatataagagaagaaaaatatagattcGTTTCACCTATGCATGTGGATACAAAAATCCTAACTAAAATTAGAGCTAATTGAATtcaaaagtctatttaaaaataacacagcaTGATCAAGTATAAATTGTCTCTGGGATGCAAATATGTTTTAACATCAGAAACTATACAAAGAAATTTATGAATTATTAtactgaaggataaaaattagatAATAATCTCGGCAatgcaggaaaaatatttgttaaagaaaaacacctatttattattttttaattttcgtaaaatgggaataaaaataaaatttcttttaccTGATTGATTATACACCAAAACCCAACAACATATCTCATATTTAACATGGAAATTTTAGGTGCAGTCTctgagaccaggaacaagacaagaatgttgCTATCACCATTCTGTTTAGCATAGCACTGAGAGTCATTGAAAACATcatgaagaaagaaacagatataatatataagaactggaagagaagaaataaaactatttctagtACTATTTGCTGATTATGTGTTTACCCacctagaaaaaacaaaaacaaaaaaattcaatgagcAAGCTGTTAGAGGTAacaaa
This region includes:
- the LOC103540233 gene encoding olfactory receptor 2D2, which translates into the protein MTQTNETQVTEFLLLGLSDDPHTQQLLFILFLGVYLVTVLGNLLLMSLVQVDSQLHTPMYFFLFNLSLADLCFSTNIIPQTLAHLLSRKKLISFTRCAAQLLLFLIFGCTQCALLAVMSYDRYVAICNPLHYPSIMTWRVCARLAAGSWTSGIVVSVVDTTFILRLPYRGSNSIAHFFCEAPALLILASTDTRTSEMVIFLMGVMILLIPVSLILISYGRIIETVVRMKAAEGRLKAFSTCGAHLMVVILFYGSGIVTYMTPKSSKEQEKLVSVFYAMVTPMLNPLIYSLRNKDVKGSLRKAATRNFPRRLGIFR